The DNA sequence TAGGAGCTGGCAAACCCGAAGGAGTTGACCGGCTGCAAGTTGGGCGGGCTGCTCTCTTCCTGGGAGGGGCTGCTGTTGTAAATGCTGTAGTAGGGTTCCAGCCGAGTGTTGATGGGGGTGGAGCTGCTCTGACCGTAGTGCTGGTGGCCGGCAGAGATCTTGGGACTGACCACACTCTCCTTCGAGTGACTTGGGCCGCAAGCCTGGTCCACGAATTTCTTCTGGGGCTTTGGGGACAACATGTAGGCAGAGTTTGTTTCATGATGGGAGGATTTGTTTCTGTTGATTTCCAGGTTTCCTTTTCCCATGGCTCGAAGTCGAGTCTTCTGTTTGCAGCAGAAAAAACCCAGGCTCACGTACTGGAGGCACCAGAGCACTTTCCTCCTCAGCCCTGAGCTGTTCCGAGAATATATAAAAGGGTTTAACCCCGACTTGAAAAATATAAGGGTAAATCCAAAGAGTTCAAACTGGTAAAGGAGGAAGCTCCCGTTGCTGGAAAGGACCACCTGCACCAAGGAAATCCCCAGGGGAAGACAGCACACCAGGACCGACAGCACGATGACCACACAGGTGACCACCGCTCTGGAATCCTTCGCCGCGGAGAGATTGACGGCGGAGACCAGCTGCAGCCGGCTGGCCCCCGGGGTAGGCATCTGGTTAAGACTCTTGGTGTATCCATGGGTTTGAACGTGCTGCAGTTTGTTGTAATTCTGGTTCCTATAGAGAGCTGGCATGGTGCACTGGATGGGATCTGCACTCCCTTTTCCAGGGGCCCCCATGAAAGGCTGTGGTCTGGAAGCATCCACTGTGATCACAGGGGGGCACTTTCTGACTTGGGCATTTTTCCGCAGCGTCTGAGCGATCATGATGTAAGAGACAGATACCACAGCGACACAACAGGCGAAGTCGACCACATAGAGACACAAAATGGCTTTCCCTTCTCCGGCCATCAGACTGGACATAGGAAGGCAGAGGTGGGACTTGCTGGTTTTCAGGGTGCCCAAGGTGGCAAGAGTGAAGCTGGTGGCCCAGAGAAGCAGGGTGAGGAGCAGGGTGCAGGGAAAGGAGGCTGTGCGATTGGGCTGCTTCCCCAGTACCATCCGGAGCCGATGCAGGGCGATCACCGCCACTGTCTTGAGGGACATGATGATGAAGCCCGAACTGGTGAGGTGGAAGGTGAAGCAGAAGGCATCTGGGATGCTACTGGCTGAGCTGAAGAACAAGACGAAGGTGAACATGGGGGCTGTCACTCCGCAGATGAAGAGGTCACAGAAGGACAGGTTCAGGATCATGAAATCAAAGTTGGTTCTGAATTTCCTGAAGGCTGGGTCAAAGAAGGACAAGAAGACAATGAAGTTGCCGTAAGAGCCAAGGCAGAAGATGACTGCGAGAAGAAAAGTGCAGGTTACCAAGGTGGCGGTGTGGATGAGGTCTTGCAGGCCCCCCTGGAGCGCGGTGCTGTTTCCTCCGTGCGAGTGACGTGCGTGGAGCAAGGTGGCGTTGGGAGCGTCCTGAAGAGGGTCTGTGGAGTTCATCTTCAGAGACAAGGGACTCTTCCTTCTGTGGGAAGGGAGTCAGGGCCTCAACTCACAGCTGAGCGGCATCGGGCAAAAGAGGCCGAGAGCAGAAAAGCCTGCACACAAAAATGCACacccagaaacagaaaaattaatgGAGAGAGTAGAGCGGTCGCATGAATTTTTACAAGAGCACTAGAATGTGTTTTAGCTCTCAGCCGAGGCATGCAAAAAAGCATCTCTCTGCACAAAGTCCAACACAGAAAAGACACAAACACCTCAAAGCATATTCCTTGGGCTAATTTCGGGTTTCACGGTACAGTGGTTTTCGAAATAGTTTAAGTATCACctggagacttaaaaaaaaagaaaaaaggcggattcctgggccccaccccttgAGTTTCTGACTGAAGGATACGCAAATGTGACTTTTAGAAACACTCGGGAGCCGGACACTGGGCGCCCAAGGACATGACCTCTCCACCCGAGAGATCACAGTCTACTCAGTCTGCTCGGAGGAGACGAACCTGACGACGTACTTACAGCCTAGTTTGGTCAATCAGAGGACAGCGGGGCGGGTGGAAGTCAGCAGAGGGGAAGCTAATCCAACCTGGGTGGGGGCTGAGAGCAGGGGGGGGGGTGAGGACCCAggaggcagtgggggcagggcgggggtggaGGAGCATGTGTGTAAGACAGGAGCCAGACGGTGCTGCTGAAATACACTGTGGCCCCTGACAGAACTGCCACGAATCACTAACAAATGCTATTTCTTTCCCTAGGAACAACcctttattttccattgtttataattttttctcccTGCTGTTAATTTCTtggccacctccctccctcccattggAAAAAACTTTGTGTGGGGAAAATGAAAGCATCAAAGGGTGTCCCTGTATTTGAGATTTACAAGGTTCAAAGCACCCTTTTGTAAACTCTAACCTGCTCTACGAAGGTGAGATGTTATTCCAACAGCAGTATCTTCATGCTCAAACAGGAGGCACATGCCCGTTCAGGCCTCCATTCACTCAGTTTACGTTTACCGTGTGCAGGCTGTGTGCCAGCTTTATGCTAGGTGCTGTGGGCAGAAAGATGAGTAAAACGCAGCCTCTGCTTTATAAGaacaacttctttttcttcttgctctttattttcttcaactcttttgtttttgtttgttttgcaatgAGCTTTAAAGTACACTCACAGAAATCTCCTGTAGTTCCAAATTGCAAAGCCCTGCGTGGCCTGGTGCCCACTCTGCTCTGAAAGACGCTTCCAGCGGGGCAGCTGACCTTGGAGACCGGTGCGATGCTCTTGACAACTCAAAGGTATTTGCCTTAATCCAGCGTTTTAGAAATAGGCAATGGCACTGGGGAGGTCCTGGGGCAATGTTCCAAATATTTAACCAAGGGCTCCAAATGGGTTCCAGAGGCTTCCAGCTATGCCTGGGGTTAACCCTTTGGTTCCTGGATGATGGGGCACAGGTCCATGAAGGACTCCCAGGGGCTCCAAGCAGCAGCTGTGAATCACCCCACAAACAGAAATCTCTAGCATTCAGTGGTAGGTGTGGCTGTGCCAGTGAATATTGGACAAATTTCAGTCCTGAGGAGGTCCACATACCTAACAAATGTCCTCATGAAGGAAGAAGATGGCCTCTTTTTTATTCTCCATGGTCAAAGAGTACAGATGGTGACAATATGATGAATTTCTCCACGGGCAAGGGAGACCAGCTTTCCTACACTTTCCTTATAAAAGTTCCATGACAGGAAGATAGAAATTCCCACCACTTGTTTCTTGATGATTAGAATTAAAACATACTAATGGATGgctttattgtttttacttacagactgtgtgtgtgcctgtttcTGAATCCTTTTTGATACctatgaggttaaaaaaaagataaccttTTGCTGCttgtttttgcattgtttttttaaaatattttttttaacatttacttatttttgagagatggagagagacagtgtgatcaggggaggggcaaagagagagagagagagggaaacacagaatctgaggcaggctccaggctctgagctgccagcacagagcctgatgcggggcttgaacccacaaaccgtgagatcacgacctgagctgaagctggaagcttaaccgactaagccacccaggcgcccctgtttttgcATTGTTAATTGGAGGACTGGAGTTAGCTGatgaaactagaaagagaagtagaaaacTGCCATTTGCAGAGGCAAGAAGGCAGAGAGATTCCCAGGTTTCCTCTTTGGAGGTAGGGAAGCAAACAGGAGCGAAGAAGGAAGCCGGAATTTGGCACGAAATCATTTGGAACTGATGTTCAGAGAAATACTAAGTGAGTGGCTAAGAATGAAGAAGAGGGGTGACTGAAATTATGAAGATCCCAGGCTAGGAGACCCCTGGAGAGGGAACTGTCAAAAGGAAAATGGGATGATGAAGCACCAATATTAGTCAAGGGTAAGAgtcaggagagaaaataaaaagatttggagGAGTTGAGGACCAATTTCCACTTTCTGCACAGTTCTAATTTTTTCAATCAATTTaacatttttcagtaatttttttttaaaaagagagaattcaaCGTCAGTGTCATTATTAGTATGTTAACTTTGTTGAATGCTTAtgatgtgccagacactgttttcAAGGCTCCATGTTACTAATTTCTTGAATCCTCACAGCAAACCTGGGACAGTATAAcgtattttatagacaaggaaacttGAGTTGGAGACAGCGCTCCCCCCCTTAAAGAGGCAGGGCATGGATTTGAACCTAGGCAGGCACTCTCCAGACCTGACATTCCTCACCACCATGCTTAACTCAACAAGAAAAAGATCAGGGAGGCTGGCAGTTCAGAGGATAATCATAGCAGCTCTCATTTCTTGGGTCATTAGCATACATGCCAGAAGCTTTACATAAGctatcacattttatttcactCTCAGTATAGACCTATGAAGTAGGTATCACGATCCCTTCTGGACTCAAAGTTCCTGGGACCCAAaataggaacacacacacacacacacacacacacacacacacacacacacacttctgtgtAACTTTCTGGCAATACTGATAATTACATTTCTGGTATAAATCATTTCCATTAGCataactggaaagaaaagaaaggaatgtgaggctgggaagaaaaggaaaagcagaacacAGAACATTAATAAAGGTTTTGGCAGAGAAACCTTAGGAGCgataaaggaaatgaaggaaaagtaaGCCCACTTCTGGGACTTTTAAGAAAGAGGAGGCTGGACTCACAATTTGGAATGAAGTTACAATGGCAGCAGTGTAAAACTCagtgatttggggaggggggtaaaTGAATACCTATTTGCTACtcctaaatattaaataaagattaCCGATGTTCTTTTCAATGCAAGCATACCAGttactgtttatttctgggaCCATAAGGAGGCGATTAAagttataaaatcagaaaaatgttaTTAGTGACACACCAGTCTTAAGCAGGCAGATTAGCCACAATACGACAATGAATTCACGTCCATGTGCATCTTGATACAACTAAGGAGGGGGGGGATCCTAAAGTAGTAAGCAAGGACTagttaaaggaaaatttttgtgCCATAGCAATGATTTCTCACTAAAATGTGTGAAGAGCCTCTGATAATCTAGTGTgctaatttaatattttagtacatatgaaaacattttgtatGAGCTTTTACAAGTTAGCTCCTGGCCTGGTTTcttccaattcattttttttttcatataaattccatatatatttcTCATAACGCCTCAAATTCTTTGAGGACAGCATTTTCACGGTCTAATCCTCACAGAGAGCAAGGACCTGTACTATTATTAGCCCCACTGCATTTGTATTGATCCGGAAAACCTCAGGGAAGTtagatgacttgcccaaggtcactagATTCAAGGCAGCTTTATCAGATTTCGGAGGCCACGCTCTTTTTCCCCAGTTGAACCACCTCTTGAAGCCCTGAGCAGCTGACGGGCTGGGGGAGGATCAGTGGATGAGGGAGATGGGGACGCTATGTAGAGCCCCCAGTCTGGGGATGCGCTGGGAGGCTGCAGGGAGGGGAGCTGGGCCCCAGCTAGGAACTGGCGATGGGCAGGCGCTCCCCTGGGAGAGGAAGGTTGTGGTGAGAAAGGCCTAGTTCGGGCCAGCAAGCTTCTAAGAGAATGGGCAGAGGGCTGGTGGGCTGCGGAGGGCTCTGGCCAGGAATGGGCGGTGGGGTAGGGGCTCCGCGGCCCGGCGGAGCCCGGGGGCGGGTTAGGCAGGAGCGAGATGGCTTCCCCGCAGGCCAGGCCAGGAGCGCAGGTGCGCGGCGGTCGGGCCTGGACCAGCGCGGCCGCGCGCCTCGCTAACCCGCCGGATTCCCCGGGCCCCGGCCCTCTAGGCCCCCGCGCGTCGTCCCCCTCNNNNNNNNNNNNNNNNNNNNNNNNNNNNNNNNNNNNNNNNNNNNNNNNNNNNNNNNNNNNNNNNNNNNNNNNNNNNNNNNNNNNNNNNNNNNNNNNNNNNGGCAGGGGACGCTGGGCGCCCGGAGGGCCTGGGCCGCGCTGCAGAGCGTGGGCCGCGCGGCCGGCGGGGCTCCCCCCGGGGCCCAGGGCTTTCGAGCCGGCTTCCTAGCTCGGTCGGCGCGGCAGCGAACGCGCCGCCTTCTGCATTCAACCGGCGGCGTTGTCCAGTTCGGTACTTGGAGACGGAGTTTGCAAATAAAGTCATCTTAACAATATAAATCTAACCAGTTTTCACTGAATGGAAAAGAGCCACGCAGTTACCCCCCATTTTCTCAGCTACTTCAAAGTATTAAGGAATTTACTGAGGGAACTCAGCAAGGGGAGTAACCACTAGGAAACCAAACGCAAGTAGAGACCACCCCTGCACGACACGAAATCGTGGACCTGATTCAATACAGTGGTACTACGTATGCAGCTAGTTTTAGCAAGCAACACAGAAAAACCGACCCCGCATTCTCTACCCCCTTCATTCTTAAGTCCACAACATGTCTAAAATAATGAACTCATAAAACGGGTTTAATTTTAGTCTCAGAGCCATAAGCACCATTCCCAAATATATATGCTATTCTGAATACAAAGTAAAGTCAGTGAAACCTTTACTCTTTGTGTCTCAACCTGGATCATTAGGAACTCACTACTTTTCTCACCCCAGGGAGTACTATATAGAAATAGAGAACACTACTGCCCTTTCCTTCACCCTGGTGCCAGAAACCCAGAAAACTTGGTTCAAGCTGAAAACTTAGAATAGTGCGACTGGTCTCTATTTTGGCTAGCAGTTGATCAGAAAACTGTTTGGTACCAAGTACTAAAGAGTCTGACTTAGGTGGAGAACATCTTCCCCAGTATCCATCCTGTGCtttcatcaagagaaaaacaactggATAACTTATGAAGTAGACAGTCCAAGAGTTGACTATGCTATCAGAATTCTGTTTAGAAATAGCTTCACAGAAATTTCCAATTAATTCCTACATAATACTCTACTCCCCTCCCCAGTCACCTGCAATGCACTTCTATGTTGTCAGTTATGATGAACTTTGGCCCGAGAAAGAAGCAATCAAAAAAGACCCATTAGTATTTAGAGAATTCTAACCAAAGTtatttgcctttccatataaattagcTACTGCCTAAATAATTGCCAGCTGATTTCTAGGCATCTGGCCATAGAAAAGGAGATTATAATAGGTTTGGGTTGGAATGCGGCCATCAGTTACACTTTTACGAGaaattatactgaaaaaaaaaaaaaaaagccttcccaAGTTGTAAAGGATTCTAAAGAGGAAATCAGGAACCAGTTAGAACCACCAGCAAGGCTAAAGCTACTAGAATTATGTCTACAAAATGTACCAGACAACAGTGCCAAATAGAACACAGGCTTAGCAGTAAAAACCTGCAATTGAACAGGACTATGTTAAAATATGAATGGGCTATCAATTTGCAGGGATACCAGCATTCTAATACCATTATTGGCAATACAAATTGACACATGTGCAGGTGGAGGAAAACAATGTATCAGAGCAACTACAATGTCTAGATTTTTCACAAAATGTACTTACAATATATTCTGAGGAAATACTTGATAAAAGTCTTAAGCATGAagttatgaaaatattcattgcAATATAAATTCGTAGTAAAGAAAACTGAAACCCTTGATGTTCAACAATGGGGAAATACTCAAATGGTAACAAGACAGTGGTCTTTGCACACAAAACTAACTATGAAGACTATGTAGAGAAGTTGATTTTTCAGTAAAACCAAATTCCTCAGTAATCGTGTCTGGCCACACTACTAATCAGAGTTTTGCAACCTAAAGGGCTTTGCTAAATAAacattcaacaacaaaaacaacaaacaaatagggtgcacctgggcggctcagtgggttaagcgtccaacttcagctaggtcaggttgatcctttttttttgtttgtttttaatgtttatttttgagagagagagagagacagagacagagtgt is a window from the Suricata suricatta isolate VVHF042 chromosome 4, meerkat_22Aug2017_6uvM2_HiC, whole genome shotgun sequence genome containing:
- the GPR75 gene encoding probable G-protein coupled receptor 75; protein product: MNSTDPLQDAPNATLLHARHSHGGNSTALQGGLQDLIHTATLVTCTFLLAVIFCLGSYGNFIVFLSFFDPAFRKFRTNFDFMILNLSFCDLFICGVTAPMFTFVLFFSSASSIPDAFCFTFHLTSSGFIIMSLKTVAVIALHRLRMVLGKQPNRTASFPCTLLLTLLLWATSFTLATLGTLKTSKSHLCLPMSSLMAGEGKAILCLYVVDFACCVAVVSVSYIMIAQTLRKNAQVRKCPPVITVDASRPQPFMGAPGKGSADPIQCTMPALYRNQNYNKLQHVQTHGYTKSLNQMPTPGASRLQLVSAVNLSAAKDSRAVVTCVVIVLSVLVCCLPLGISLVQVVLSSNGSFLLYQFELFGFTLIFFKSGLNPFIYSRNSSGLRRKVLWCLQYVSLGFFCCKQKTRLRAMGKGNLEINRNKSSHHETNSAYMLSPKPQKKFVDQACGPSHSKESVVSPKISAGHQHYGQSSSTPINTRLEPYYSIYNSSPSQEESSPPNLQPVNSFGFASSYIAMHYHTTNDLLHEYDSTSAKQIPVPSV